The Desulfobulbaceae bacterium genome includes a region encoding these proteins:
- a CDS encoding outer membrane beta-barrel protein translates to MKMNAYMFRVVMVQRVGVVALVVALNTIVTPEYSIARQNILTGAMAVGSNYDSNVYKSDNYRKGEWKSLLAPQFTLTSKGLTDSLALTYAPNFGYNFRREDDEMVHALSLLADKGLSSRWRVKVNGDYTNSDTLRFETDQKNLNVTQNFIRADAPTQADIVRILFPELSWDPTIHLGYVVSQFQKRYDAVSASERQQVDRLLFEGSGGRQRYWTSSMAVVSEYEFAEKSLLSLGYRFASQDSKSGNLTDHVEQAPSVLIAYQFNPQWRAELGYDLTFNTYDTSDDSTANRPHLQVDFQISPRNLVFWNYTYQQIIFDGTQSDITDQSVDLGWKHSFDQRTALTAGLGTAYLSRDLSVDEREYSLDLGLSRTFEKGVLAVTGNVVTAEDDQVGGWDKSRRSWELGSNMSYALRQNLSSNGHVSYGQWRSWSLNTQNNYDQLQAGAGLSYGLNRWFTLSLDYNYSLFDTAEALLDDYTEHLVSIKLLAAKELWRW, encoded by the coding sequence ATGAAAATGAATGCTTACATGTTTCGAGTTGTTATGGTCCAAAGAGTTGGAGTTGTTGCCTTGGTTGTGGCATTGAATACAATTGTTACGCCGGAGTATTCCATTGCCCGGCAGAATATTTTGACCGGTGCTATGGCGGTTGGTTCCAACTACGACTCCAATGTGTATAAATCTGATAATTATCGAAAAGGGGAATGGAAGAGTCTGCTGGCTCCTCAGTTTACCCTTACTTCCAAAGGGTTGACTGATAGCTTGGCTCTGACTTATGCCCCTAACTTTGGCTACAATTTTCGCCGTGAAGATGATGAGATGGTCCATGCTTTGTCATTGCTTGCCGACAAGGGGCTGTCGTCTCGGTGGCGGGTAAAGGTGAACGGTGATTATACCAATAGTGATACCTTGCGCTTTGAGACAGATCAAAAGAACTTGAATGTTACACAGAATTTTATTCGAGCGGATGCACCGACCCAGGCCGATATTGTCCGAATATTGTTTCCGGAGTTGTCCTGGGACCCGACCATTCATTTGGGTTATGTTGTTTCTCAGTTTCAAAAGCGTTATGACGCCGTAAGTGCTTCAGAACGACAACAGGTTGATCGATTGTTGTTTGAGGGTAGTGGTGGCAGGCAACGGTATTGGACGTCATCAATGGCTGTAGTCTCAGAGTATGAGTTTGCCGAAAAGAGTCTTTTGTCCTTAGGTTATCGTTTTGCCAGCCAGGATAGCAAGAGCGGTAACTTGACCGATCATGTCGAGCAGGCGCCAAGTGTTTTGATCGCTTATCAGTTTAACCCTCAGTGGCGTGCGGAATTGGGGTATGATCTGACCTTTAACACCTATGACACTTCGGACGACAGCACTGCCAATCGCCCCCATCTGCAGGTAGACTTTCAGATCTCCCCCAGGAATCTGGTGTTTTGGAATTATACCTACCAGCAGATTATCTTCGATGGGACTCAGAGTGACATCACGGACCAGAGTGTCGATCTTGGTTGGAAACATAGTTTTGATCAGCGGACGGCGCTTACGGCAGGCCTTGGCACTGCGTATTTAAGTCGCGATCTTTCGGTAGATGAACGCGAGTATAGTTTGGATCTTGGTTTGAGCCGAACCTTTGAAAAAGGGGTCCTTGCCGTAACTGGTAATGTGGTTACTGCCGAGGATGACCAGGTTGGGGGATGGGATAAGTCTCGGCGTTCATGGGAACTTGGCAGCAATATGAGCTACGCGTTGAGACAGAATTTATCGTCAAACGGCCACGTTTCCTATGGACAGTGGCGTTCTTGGTCATTGAACACCCAGAACAACTATGATCAGCTTCAGGCAGGCGCGGGGTTGAGTTATGGTTTGAATCGTTGGTTCACTCTGTCTCTTGATTATAATTACTCTTTGTTTGACACGGCCGAGGCTTTATTGGATGATTACACTGAACATTTGGTTTCGATCAAGCTTTTAGCCGCTAAGGAATTGTGGCGCTGGTAG
- a CDS encoding AAA family ATPase produces the protein MYENYYGLTSKAFDLIPDPDKVYMSEAHEEALAILRYGVIDRKGFLLLTGGVGTGKTTLLQLLVKSLDAKVHLCLIANPTLSLNDFYYYLAAKYGLREYEGNKAKFLLDFADFLKQCRENKERVLLIIDEAHVLPVELLEEIRLLSNQEYQDFGVMSVFLVGQPELNERLGDARLLPLRQRIGIRFHLQPFAEEETKRYILFRLAKAGVQRGDIFSDNAIRLIHTEGHGVPRLINVLCDQAMLAGFAEGKPVIDVAIIRDCVREIRIPGEQMSFSPSTTVGVPLVAEKPKRSGLYLWVIAGLIIFMAGGAGALYLFEPEMCFNWLQQFGDLREILNFGR, from the coding sequence ATGTATGAAAATTACTACGGACTGACCAGTAAAGCCTTTGACTTGATCCCTGACCCGGACAAAGTTTACATGAGCGAGGCTCACGAGGAGGCCTTGGCGATTCTTCGTTACGGGGTAATCGACCGTAAGGGATTTCTGTTGTTGACCGGTGGGGTCGGTACCGGAAAGACGACTCTGCTGCAACTTCTGGTAAAATCGTTAGACGCCAAGGTGCATCTTTGCTTGATCGCCAACCCCACCCTCTCCCTCAACGATTTTTATTACTATCTGGCAGCTAAATACGGTCTGCGTGAGTATGAGGGTAACAAGGCGAAATTTCTGCTCGATTTTGCCGATTTTCTTAAGCAATGCCGCGAGAACAAGGAACGGGTTCTTCTGATTATTGATGAAGCCCATGTCCTTCCGGTGGAGCTTCTGGAGGAGATTCGGCTGCTTTCGAACCAGGAGTATCAAGATTTCGGGGTGATGAGTGTTTTTTTGGTTGGCCAGCCGGAGTTGAATGAGCGATTGGGTGATGCGCGACTTTTGCCCCTACGGCAACGGATTGGCATCCGGTTTCACCTCCAGCCGTTTGCTGAAGAGGAAACGAAACGCTACATTCTCTTTCGCCTTGCTAAAGCCGGGGTTCAACGGGGGGATATCTTTAGTGACAATGCGATCCGTCTTATTCATACCGAAGGACATGGGGTGCCCCGTTTAATCAATGTGCTCTGCGATCAGGCAATGCTTGCCGGTTTTGCAGAAGGAAAGCCGGTGATTGATGTCGCCATTATCAGGGATTGTGTGCGGGAGATTCGTATACCAGGGGAGCAGATGTCTTTTTCCCCCTCAACGACTGTGGGGGTACCCTTGGTGGCGGAAAAGCCTAAACGTTCCGGTTTGTACCTTTGGGTGATTGCAGGACTTATTATCTTCATGGCAGGGGGCGCAGGCGCTCTTTATCTGTTTGAGCCGGAGATGTGCTTTAACTGGCTACAGCAGTTTGGGGATTTAAGGGAAATCCTGAATTTTGGAAGGTAG
- a CDS encoding CpsD/CapB family tyrosine-protein kinase, with protein sequence MGKVFKALHKALGDEHQDSVPVSERMAHEEVHLPGERSSESAATTVEPHIPAVKAQEGHAHVTPSHQAITGVDGWDEKLKAFSEPFSPLAENFRLLRTQILHPPSGSPLRKILITSTVPGVGKSFVCANLGVSLAQGLDQHALMVDCDLRRSRLATLFNVNGTRGLVNYLQQGEDLGGLIVKTGMRKLSLIPSGPRPANPAELLGSAKVEAMFAELESRYDDRFILIDTPPSVVASETAVLAKHVDGVILVVRWGMGDRETIKQLVESLGAEKIIGVVFNGYQANKLSAKMSGYDEYGYYAAGYAEYSTKG encoded by the coding sequence GTGGGAAAAGTATTTAAGGCGTTACATAAAGCGCTGGGGGATGAGCACCAGGACAGTGTCCCTGTGAGCGAAAGAATGGCGCATGAGGAAGTGCATTTGCCTGGGGAGAGATCATCGGAGTCAGCAGCCACAACTGTTGAGCCACATATCCCAGCAGTAAAAGCACAGGAGGGCCACGCTCATGTTACGCCGTCTCATCAGGCAATTACTGGAGTTGATGGCTGGGATGAGAAATTGAAGGCCTTCTCTGAACCTTTTTCCCCCTTGGCAGAGAATTTCAGGCTTCTGCGGACGCAGATACTCCACCCTCCCTCGGGTAGCCCGTTGCGAAAGATTTTAATCACCAGCACTGTCCCTGGAGTCGGCAAGAGCTTTGTTTGCGCGAATCTCGGAGTCTCCTTGGCCCAAGGCCTTGATCAACATGCATTGATGGTTGATTGCGATCTCAGACGATCGCGGCTGGCCACTCTCTTTAACGTCAACGGGACGAGAGGGTTGGTCAATTATCTCCAGCAAGGGGAAGATCTTGGTGGGTTAATCGTCAAGACCGGGATGCGAAAGCTCTCGCTTATTCCTAGCGGACCAAGGCCTGCGAACCCTGCCGAGCTTTTGGGGTCTGCCAAAGTCGAGGCGATGTTTGCAGAGTTGGAAAGTCGTTATGATGATCGATTCATTCTTATCGATACCCCTCCCTCAGTGGTGGCCTCGGAAACGGCAGTTTTAGCCAAGCATGTGGATGGGGTTATTCTTGTCGTGCGTTGGGGGATGGGGGATAGGGAAACAATCAAGCAATTGGTGGAATCGTTAGGAGCTGAAAAGATCATTGGTGTTGTCTTTAATGGTTACCAGGCGAATAAGCTGAGTGCCAAGATGTCGGGTTACGATGAGTACGGTTACTATGCCGCGGGTTATGCCGAATACTCAACCAAAGGATGA